The Corynebacterium callunae DSM 20147 genomic sequence TGCACCGATGATAGGAATGAAGCCAGCTACGAAGGTAATTACCGATAGTGCAAGCGCCATTGGTACCCCAATGATGAGCAGGCCAAAGCCGATAAAGACTGCATCAACTGCAGATACCAAGGCCTGTGCGCGCACAAAGCCAGATAAGGTTTTCCAAGCGCGAGTCAGCAATTCAGTGAGATGCCAGCCGGAGGTCTCTCCAACAATATTGCGAGCCCAAGGTAAGAATCGATGTCCATCTTTGAGGAAGAAGAAGGTCAGGACCATCACTACACCCAAGGTGACAACGACGCTCGTGGCCATGCCGAGGCCAGAGAAGATTTCACCGGCAATCGCACCTGCTTGATTTTGCATCCAGGTGGCTACCTCGTTGAAGAAGCTACTCAAATCTTCGGAATTGAGATTTAGCGGTGGGCCCTGCAACCACAACTGAACGCTGAGGATGCCTTCAAACGCTTGGAAATACAACGCCTGAGACTGTCTGCCGATACTTGGTGCGATGACCCAAAAGACTGCGCCAATGGCTGCGAAAAAGATTCCAATGGTTAGAAAAGCTGCAATTGCCCCTGGCACTCCATGCTGGCGCAGCCATCTATTGGGTGAGGACAATACTGTGCACAAAATTAGGGCGAGCGTAACCGGCAAAACTCCTTGCCAAAATTGACCAAGGGTCCACCAACCTACATATGCTGCAGCGGCAATAAAGAGAATCCGCAAACACCACATGGACAGACTTCTGATGTAATCGCTAATCACAATCGAGCGGTCAATGCGGTCGATTGTGGAATAGTCGCCCTCAGCTTCAGTTGGGTGGGCGGTCTTATCTGCCATACCTGCAGACGTGCCAGTTATGGGGTTGTCTTTATTCTCACCGACAACACTTTCAAGTTCCTCTGGGAAATCATCCATCCTTGCCACAATTATCCATTCTGCCTGCAAACCATCGACAAAGGGAGAGACACTCCCAGAAGTGAAAATCTGGAAGTGTCTCAAGTTTAACTAGTGGCGGTGAAATTCCTGATCAATGAGGACTTCATCGGTGGCATAAGGCGAGGTGCCGAAGTCTCCGACGCTTTCATCAGGGAAACGCCGCAGGGCGATGGTGCTGATGACCAATCCGCCCCAGATGATGAGGATAAACAGCACCATCATGGTAATTGCGAGGGTACTCATGATTAAGCCTTCCTTTCGCTGTCAAAAGGTACAACTGGATCATTGGAATCCCAACGGCGCGGACGGTGCAGCACTCGGCGGAATTCAGGCTCCACACCAAAGTCAGAACCGGGAGGGCCATCTACCAGGGTGCCCTGTGGCCAAGGGATCAGTGGGCCAATGATGGCGACCAGTGCGATGATGCCGATTACACCCCAGCCATAAAGGCCGTTTTGTAGCAGGGTGTATCCGCCATAAGGCTCATCTACCAGGGTGATTAACTCCTGGAAGAGGTTGTAACCCAAAACCAAAGTGGTCACGTTAACAACGCAGATACGCCACACAGTGTTGACCTTGAAGGAGGAAATTGCATTGAGGTGGAGTGCAAATTCATCAATGCGGCGATAGATCCAGTCGATTACAACCACAGCAATTAGCGCGATGGCCACAATGCCGATGTTGTTGGTGAACTTGTCCATGATGTCCAAGGTGGCCAAACCGGAAGTGGTGGAGAACAGTGCCAGGGAGAGGATTGCCATAAAGGTTCCAACTCCAATTGCAGCTGCCTTGCGGCTCATATTGAACTTGTCCTTGACTGCGGAGATAACAACTTCCAAAAGAGAGAACAGGGAAGTGAAACCAGCCAGGGTCAAGGTGGTGAAGAAGAAGAAACCAAAGAGCACACCAAATGGCATCTCATTGATAATCGCTGGGAAAGCCACAAAGGCAAGGCCAATGCCGGAGGTAGCAACCTCATCAACGCCCACGCCAGCGTTTTGTGCCATAAAGCCCAATGCTGCAAACACACCGATACCTGCCAACACTTCGAAAGAGGAGTTAGCAAAGCCAGTGACCAAGCCAGTGCCAGTGAGGTTGGTACGTGGCTTGAGGTAAGAGGAGTAGGTCAGCATAATGCCGAAGCCCACGGAAAGGGAGAAGAAGATTTGGCCATAAGCGGCGATCCATACGGTTGGATCCTTCAGTGCTTCCCAGTTCGGTGTAAACAGGGCATCCAGACCAGCTGAAGCACCAGGCAAGAATACTGCCTGGATAACGACGATGATGAAGATGATCACTAGGACTGGCATGAAGATCATGTTGGCACGACCGATGCCCTTATCAACGCCTACGGCTAGGACGGCAATTGCAGCAATCCATACTAAGAAAATAGCGATGGCAACTTGCGGAACAATATCTAAGGAAAAGACGGAAGTTTCATCAAATTGCAGGAAGTCGCTGAAGAAGTAGGTATCGGGATCAGATCCCCACGCTTTGGTGAAGGACTTTACGGCATAAAGGCCAGCCCAACCGATGATGGCTGCGTAGTAAATCGTGATGAAGAATGCGATTCCTACCTGGATCCAACCAATAGCTTCGGTTTGCTTTTTAAAACGTCGAAAAGCAAGGGGCGCTGAGCCCCGGTAGCGGTGACCGAGCGCAAAATCCAGGAAGAGCAGCGGAATACCCGCGGTCAGCAGCGCAATCAAATAGGGGACAAGGAATGCTCCGCCGCCGTTATCGTAGGCGACGTAGGGGAAGCGCCAAATATTGCCAAGGCCAACGGCGGAACCGATGGCGGCCAAGATAAAGACGGATCGAGAGGAAAATACTTCGCGGCGCTGACCTTTATGAGAATGGTCAGAGGCCGCTTTGTGTGGAGTTGACATGTCAGTGTCTCCAGTCATGCACAAAGGACTATTAAAAGTGCCCATAGAGTGGAGCAATCCTTGGTAAGGTTTGCTCCCTGGCTTTCCTCAATCTCCGCTTGTGGGTGGGGCAGAAGTGTGGATATGGGATTAATTGCTTGTGCTGAAATTAGCACAGCGGTGTTTTGGATCACTACACGTTTATATATTTGGGGCTTTGGTGGGGGTATTTAGTGGCCTAAGGGCAACCACCTTTTAGTAATTCTGCTCTGGTTGCTAGGATTGGTGGCCGTGACCCTTACTCTTGGAATTGTCGGTTTGCCCAATGTTGGCAAGTCCACCCTGTTCAACGCTCTTACCCGCAACGATGTTCTGGCAGCGAACTACCCTTTCGCTACCATCGAACCAAATGTGGGATTAGTGGAACTTCCCGATGCGCGCCTGGGACGCCTTGCTGAAATCTTCGGTTCCGAGCGCATCCTGCCTGCCACCGTGTCCTTCGTGGATATCGCCGGCATCGTTAAGGGAGCTTCCGAAGGCGAAGGCATGGGCAACGCATTCCTTGCCAACATTCGTGAAGCAGATGCAATCTGCCAGGTGGTACGTGCCTTCGCTGATGAAAACGTGATTCACGTTGACGGCGAAGTTAATCCTTCCGAAGATATCTCCGTTATTAATACTGAGCTGATCCTGGCTGACCTGCAGACCGTCGAAAAGGCGCTGCCACGTTTAGAAAAGGATGTCCGCAAGGACAAGAGCCTGGCTGACGTAGTAACCGAGGTGAAGAAGGCTCAGGACATTCTCAGCGATGACCGCACTCTCTTCTCCGCAGCTAAAGCCGGCGAAGTAGACCTTTCCCTCATCCGCGATCTGCACCTGATGACGGCAAAGCCTTTCCTCTACGTTTTCAACTCTGACGAAGCAGTGCTTACCGACGAAGAGAAGAAGGAAGAGCTGCGCGCGTTGGTAGCTCCTGCTGACTGCGTATTCCTTGACGCTCAAACTGAGACTGAGCTGCTTGAACTTGATGACGAAGATGCAGCCGAGCTTTTGGAAGCTGTGGGACAGACCGAGCCAGGCCTGCACTCTTTGGCTCGTGCTGGTTTTGAGACCCTGGGACTACAGACCTACCTCACCGCAGGTCCAAAGGAATCCCGTGCATGGACCATCCGCAAGGGTGACACTGCACCTCAGGCTGCTGGCGTGATCCACAGCGATTTTGAGCGTGGCTTTATTAAGGCCGAAATTGTGTCTTTTGCAGATCTTGATGCTGCAGGTTCCATGGCTGAAGCAAAGGCACAGGGCAAGGTCCGCCAAGAAGGCAAGGACTACGTTATGGCTGATGGTGACGTGGTGGAGTTTAAGTTTAACGTGTAAGTTTTATGAGCTCAGCTATCACAAGTGGTGGCTGAGCTTTAACGGTTTTCTAGCTGCGAAAATTTTTCATGAGCTGCAAGGAAAATCGGATACAAGTGGCGGTGGCTTAGCTCAAAACCGCCACTTATTGCACGCTGCCTCGACATTCCTCGGGAGATTCCAAAGCGACG encodes the following:
- a CDS encoding AI-2E family transporter encodes the protein MADKTAHPTEAEGDYSTIDRIDRSIVISDYIRSLSMWCLRILFIAAAAYVGWWTLGQFWQGVLPVTLALILCTVLSSPNRWLRQHGVPGAIAAFLTIGIFFAAIGAVFWVIAPSIGRQSQALYFQAFEGILSVQLWLQGPPLNLNSEDLSSFFNEVATWMQNQAGAIAGEIFSGLGMATSVVVTLGVVMVLTFFFLKDGHRFLPWARNIVGETSGWHLTELLTRAWKTLSGFVRAQALVSAVDAVFIGFGLLIIGVPMALALSVITFVAGFIPIIGAFTAGALAVLVALVSLGFTKAIFVLILVVAVQQIEGNILSPLLQSKAMNLHPVIVLLSVTVGGTLFGIIGAFLAVPVAAMIAVAFRYFQDMTSLRAGEKSADDLHYQSAYGPLAGRHMEAEGGIFRERHYQHLISHAEANDLSVPDFIDRDRTEVDFDELRRSALKKRLSTARNITTQAFDKLRKRK
- the ychF gene encoding redox-regulated ATPase YchF; this translates as MTLTLGIVGLPNVGKSTLFNALTRNDVLAANYPFATIEPNVGLVELPDARLGRLAEIFGSERILPATVSFVDIAGIVKGASEGEGMGNAFLANIREADAICQVVRAFADENVIHVDGEVNPSEDISVINTELILADLQTVEKALPRLEKDVRKDKSLADVVTEVKKAQDILSDDRTLFSAAKAGEVDLSLIRDLHLMTAKPFLYVFNSDEAVLTDEEKKEELRALVAPADCVFLDAQTETELLELDDEDAAELLEAVGQTEPGLHSLARAGFETLGLQTYLTAGPKESRAWTIRKGDTAPQAAGVIHSDFERGFIKAEIVSFADLDAAGSMAEAKAQGKVRQEGKDYVMADGDVVEFKFNV
- the metS gene encoding methionine/alanine import NSS transporter subunit MetS — its product is MSTLAITMMVLFILIIWGGLVISTIALRRFPDESVGDFGTSPYATDEVLIDQEFHRH
- a CDS encoding sodium-dependent transporter → MSTPHKAASDHSHKGQRREVFSSRSVFILAAIGSAVGLGNIWRFPYVAYDNGGGAFLVPYLIALLTAGIPLLFLDFALGHRYRGSAPLAFRRFKKQTEAIGWIQVGIAFFITIYYAAIIGWAGLYAVKSFTKAWGSDPDTYFFSDFLQFDETSVFSLDIVPQVAIAIFLVWIAAIAVLAVGVDKGIGRANMIFMPVLVIIFIIVVIQAVFLPGASAGLDALFTPNWEALKDPTVWIAAYGQIFFSLSVGFGIMLTYSSYLKPRTNLTGTGLVTGFANSSFEVLAGIGVFAALGFMAQNAGVGVDEVATSGIGLAFVAFPAIINEMPFGVLFGFFFFTTLTLAGFTSLFSLLEVVISAVKDKFNMSRKAAAIGVGTFMAILSLALFSTTSGLATLDIMDKFTNNIGIVAIALIAVVVIDWIYRRIDEFALHLNAISSFKVNTVWRICVVNVTTLVLGYNLFQELITLVDEPYGGYTLLQNGLYGWGVIGIIALVAIIGPLIPWPQGTLVDGPPGSDFGVEPEFRRVLHRPRRWDSNDPVVPFDSERKA